The following proteins come from a genomic window of Winogradskyella sp. PC-19:
- a CDS encoding 3-oxoacyl-ACP synthase III family protein, which yields MAIKITGTGSFIPKSIERNEDFHNHEFLNADGSSIDYPNEVIVEKFKAITGIDERRYADNQLTSSDLAFLAAQKAIDDADIDMETIDYIICAHNFGDVKHNTVQSDILPCLAARVKHRLRIKNPKCVAYDILFGCPGWVEGVIQAQAYIKAGMAKRCLVIGSETLSRVVDKHDRDSMIYSDGAGASIIEAIEGEDGILAHETASFTYDEAYYLFFGKSNNKNIESDTRYIKMHGRKIYEFALTNVAQAMKNCLDKSGIDISEVKKVLIHQANEKMDEAIIKRFYRLYKAKAPEDVMPMSIHKLGNSSVATVPTLFDLIRNNELDNHKINKGDVIIFASVGAGMHINAIVYRY from the coding sequence ATGGCTATAAAAATAACAGGCACTGGAAGTTTTATTCCAAAAAGCATTGAGAGGAATGAAGATTTTCATAATCACGAGTTTTTAAATGCAGATGGTTCTTCAATTGATTATCCAAACGAAGTTATTGTAGAGAAATTTAAAGCTATTACTGGTATTGATGAACGTCGTTATGCAGACAATCAATTAACCTCATCAGACCTTGCTTTTTTAGCTGCACAAAAAGCTATTGACGATGCTGATATAGACATGGAAACTATTGACTACATAATCTGTGCTCACAATTTTGGAGACGTAAAACACAATACTGTACAAAGTGATATTTTACCATGTTTAGCAGCTAGAGTAAAACACCGCTTACGTATCAAAAATCCAAAATGTGTAGCCTATGATATTTTATTTGGCTGTCCAGGTTGGGTCGAAGGTGTAATACAAGCTCAAGCTTATATTAAAGCTGGTATGGCTAAGCGTTGTTTAGTTATAGGTAGTGAAACCTTGTCACGAGTAGTAGATAAACATGATAGAGACTCAATGATTTATTCAGATGGTGCTGGCGCTAGTATTATAGAAGCAATAGAAGGCGAAGATGGAATTTTAGCTCATGAAACTGCTTCTTTCACATATGATGAAGCTTACTATTTATTTTTCGGAAAATCGAATAACAAAAATATAGAATCTGACACACGCTACATAAAAATGCATGGTCGTAAAATTTATGAGTTTGCATTAACCAATGTAGCCCAAGCTATGAAAAACTGTTTGGATAAAAGTGGCATCGATATCTCTGAAGTTAAGAAAGTATTGATTCATCAAGCAAATGAAAAAATGGATGAAGCGATTATAAAACGCTTTTACAGGTTATACAAAGCAAAAGCTCCAGAAGATGTTATGCCTATGAGCATTCACAAATTAGGGAATAGCTCAGTAGCAACTGTACCAACTTTATTTGATTTAATTAGGAATAACGAACTAGATAATCACAAAATTAATAAAGGTGATGTCATTATTTTTGCTAGTGTAGGTGCTGGCATGCACATTAATGCTATTGTTTACAGGTATTAA
- a CDS encoding methyltransferase, with translation MYKKFPHKRYKHTLQFLESHISTSESILDLGIENPFTKVMKDHNYKVENTKGEDLDIDTSTIEDSDASVVTAFEIFEHLLSPLTVLKSIKANKLVASIPLRLWFSPAYRSKTDMWDRHFHEFEDWQFDWLLEKAGWKIIDSKKWTHPTKKIGIRPILRWFTPRYYIVYAERIKNTKD, from the coding sequence ATGTATAAAAAATTCCCGCATAAGCGTTATAAACATACACTTCAATTTTTAGAATCACATATTTCTACTTCTGAATCAATTCTGGATTTAGGTATTGAGAATCCATTTACCAAAGTAATGAAAGACCATAATTATAAGGTCGAGAACACTAAAGGAGAAGATTTGGATATTGATACTTCTACAATTGAAGATTCTGACGCTAGTGTAGTAACTGCATTTGAGATATTTGAACATTTACTATCTCCTCTAACTGTATTAAAATCAATCAAAGCGAATAAACTTGTTGCTAGTATACCTCTTAGACTATGGTTTTCTCCTGCTTACAGAAGTAAAACAGATATGTGGGATAGACATTTTCATGAATTTGAAGATTGGCAATTCGATTGGCTTTTAGAAAAAGCCGGTTGGAAAATTATAGATTCGAAAAAATGGACTCATCCAACAAAAAAAATAGGCATTAGACCAATTCTTCGTTGGTTTACACCTCGTTATTATATCGTTTATGCAGAACGCATAAAAAATACCAAAGACTAA
- a CDS encoding glycosyltransferase family 2 protein has protein sequence MKFYIVIPAHNEDDSITLTIESLANQTLLPKKVVIVNDNSTDNTQTIVEKFVDKYEWLTLVNNQSSDLHLPGTKIINAFYKGYNTLDENYDIICKFDADLIFPIDYLEKLSIQFKENDKLGMAAGYCYIEQNGNWTIESLTNKDHIRGALKAYRKACFIQIGKLKPSMGWDTVDELLAKYYNWEILTIESLKVKHLKPTGESYNKASKHLQGEAMYKLRNGIVITTISALKMAFKKRKISEFANQMSGYFKAKLNKTEHLVNEDQGKFIRKLRWKGIFSKLF, from the coding sequence TTGAAATTTTACATTGTCATTCCTGCTCATAATGAAGATGATTCTATTACCCTAACTATAGAATCGCTAGCAAACCAAACCCTATTACCAAAAAAAGTTGTTATAGTTAATGACAACTCAACCGACAATACACAAACCATTGTAGAAAAATTTGTAGATAAATACGAATGGTTAACTCTAGTAAATAATCAATCTTCAGACCTACATCTACCAGGCACTAAAATTATTAATGCTTTCTACAAAGGTTATAATACACTTGACGAAAATTATGATATAATATGCAAGTTTGATGCAGATTTAATTTTCCCGATAGATTACCTTGAAAAATTATCAATTCAATTTAAAGAAAATGATAAACTTGGCATGGCTGCTGGCTATTGTTATATTGAGCAAAATGGAAATTGGACAATTGAAAGCTTAACTAATAAAGATCATATACGTGGTGCCTTAAAAGCCTATCGAAAAGCTTGTTTTATTCAAATTGGAAAATTAAAACCATCTATGGGATGGGATACAGTAGATGAGCTTTTAGCTAAATATTACAATTGGGAAATACTTACTATTGAAAGTTTAAAAGTTAAGCATCTAAAACCTACTGGAGAAAGCTATAATAAAGCTTCAAAGCACCTACAAGGTGAGGCCATGTATAAGCTTAGAAATGGAATAGTAATAACAACTATTTCTGCATTGAAAATGGCTTTCAAAAAAAGAAAAATAAGCGAATTCGCAAATCAAATGTCAGGTTACTTCAAAGCAAAGCTTAATAAAACTGAACATTTAGTAAACGAAGACCAAGGTAAGTTTATCAGAAAGTTACGCTGGAAAGGAATATTTAGTAAGCTATTTTAA
- the pafA gene encoding alkaline phosphatase PafA, translating into MKQIALIYSVCFVLLSCNAQDSVVQNQRLITSQSKNPKLVVGIVVDQMRYDYLTRFDSKFGEGGFKRMIREGYNCKNNHFNYVPTYTGPGHASVFTGTTPKYHGIISNNWYNKVDKKTVYCAGDEDVKSIGTDADAGQMSPHRMLTTSFADENRLFTQMRGKTIGIAIKDRGAILPAGHTADGAYWFHGKDEGVWITSSFYRNDLPKWVNDFNDSNTAESYFKIWDTLYDIDAYIESGSDDNNFEAGFKGKEKATFPYDLSKLKDENDGFDILKATAYGNSLTTDFAIAAIKGEALGKDNITDVLTLSYSSTDYVGHNFGVNSKEIEDTYVRLDKDLERFFEFLDSEVGVSEYTVFLTADHGAVEVPAYLQSVKIPAGYLDFNARKKKFTAFLEEKYGTKDVVENVSNNQIFFNKAKLKELNFNLHQVEQDLVDEQISYPNISKVYTATTMNSTQFTSGIEMLLQNGFNQKRSGDVIVVNDIAHIPYGRTGSTHGSGLNYDTHVPLLFFGKGIKNGETLEKTVIPDIAPTMSALLGISFPNGATGKPLGFVLD; encoded by the coding sequence ATGAAACAAATCGCTTTAATATACTCTGTATGTTTTGTGTTATTATCTTGTAATGCTCAAGACAGTGTAGTTCAAAATCAAAGACTAATAACATCTCAATCCAAAAACCCTAAGTTAGTTGTAGGTATAGTAGTAGATCAAATGAGATATGACTACTTAACACGTTTTGATTCTAAATTTGGAGAAGGTGGTTTTAAGCGTATGATTAGAGAAGGTTATAACTGTAAAAATAATCATTTTAATTATGTGCCTACATATACTGGTCCAGGTCATGCTTCAGTTTTTACAGGTACGACTCCAAAATATCATGGTATTATTTCGAATAATTGGTACAATAAAGTAGATAAAAAAACAGTCTATTGTGCAGGCGACGAGGATGTAAAATCAATAGGTACAGATGCAGATGCAGGTCAAATGTCACCACATAGAATGTTAACGACGAGTTTTGCAGACGAGAATAGATTATTTACTCAAATGCGAGGTAAAACAATTGGTATTGCTATTAAAGATAGAGGTGCTATCTTGCCAGCAGGCCATACAGCTGACGGTGCATATTGGTTTCATGGTAAGGATGAAGGTGTTTGGATTACAAGCTCTTTTTACAGAAACGATTTGCCTAAATGGGTAAATGATTTTAATGATTCTAATACGGCAGAGTCTTATTTTAAAATTTGGGACACACTTTATGATATAGATGCATATATAGAAAGTGGCAGTGATGATAATAATTTTGAAGCTGGTTTCAAAGGAAAAGAAAAAGCAACTTTCCCATACGATTTATCAAAATTAAAAGACGAAAATGATGGTTTTGATATTTTGAAAGCTACAGCATATGGAAATAGTTTAACCACAGATTTTGCAATTGCTGCAATAAAAGGCGAAGCTTTAGGAAAGGATAATATCACAGACGTATTAACCTTAAGTTATTCTTCTACTGATTATGTCGGTCATAATTTTGGTGTTAACTCAAAAGAAATAGAAGATACATACGTAAGATTAGATAAAGATTTAGAACGTTTTTTTGAATTTTTAGACTCTGAAGTAGGCGTAAGTGAGTATACCGTTTTTTTAACTGCTGACCACGGCGCAGTTGAAGTGCCAGCATATTTACAGTCAGTAAAAATACCAGCAGGATACTTAGATTTCAATGCTAGAAAGAAAAAATTCACTGCTTTTTTAGAAGAAAAATACGGAACAAAAGACGTTGTTGAGAATGTAAGTAATAATCAGATTTTCTTTAACAAAGCAAAGTTGAAAGAGCTTAATTTCAATCTTCATCAGGTAGAACAAGATTTGGTTGATGAGCAGATTAGTTATCCTAATATTTCAAAGGTTTATACAGCAACAACGATGAACTCAACACAATTTACTTCGGGAATAGAAATGTTATTGCAAAATGGATTTAATCAAAAGCGTTCTGGAGATGTAATCGTGGTTAATGATATTGCTCATATTCCTTACGGTAGAACAGGTTCTACTCATGGTAGTGGACTTAACTATGATACTCATGTACCGTTACTATTTTTCGGAAAAGGTATTAAGAATGGTGAAACATTAGAAAAAACCGTGATTCCTGATATCGCACCTACAATGTCAGCATTATTGGGGATTAGTTTCCCTAATGGCGCGACAGGAAAACCTTTAGGTTTTGTGTTGGATTAA
- a CDS encoding MlaE family ABC transporter permease: MKYLHNIGVYFLMIKDMFRKPTKWSVMRTLILKDIDDLIINSLGIVAFISFFVGGVVAIQTSLNISNPLIPKYLVGFATRQSIILEFAPTFISIIMAGKVGSFITSSIGTMRVTEQIDALEVMGINALNYLVFPKFIALSLYPFIISIAMFLGVLGGLAACVYGGYGTLEDYIEGIQTDFIPFHIIYAFLKTLVFAFLLATIPSFYGYYMKGGALEVGKASTTSFVWTSVVIILANYFLTSLLLG, translated from the coding sequence ATGAAATACCTACACAATATTGGTGTTTACTTTTTAATGATTAAAGATATGTTTCGCAAACCTACCAAATGGTCTGTAATGCGTACATTAATCCTTAAAGATATTGATGACTTAATTATCAACTCCTTAGGTATAGTTGCTTTTATTTCATTTTTTGTTGGTGGTGTTGTCGCCATACAAACATCACTAAATATATCAAATCCTTTGATTCCAAAATATCTAGTTGGCTTTGCGACTAGACAATCAATAATACTAGAATTTGCACCAACATTTATATCTATAATTATGGCAGGTAAGGTTGGATCTTTCATAACATCTAGCATTGGAACTATGCGAGTAACTGAACAAATAGACGCACTCGAAGTTATGGGTATAAACGCCTTAAATTATTTAGTATTCCCAAAATTTATTGCACTTTCACTCTATCCTTTTATTATATCAATTGCTATGTTTTTGGGTGTTTTAGGTGGATTAGCTGCATGTGTTTATGGTGGTTACGGTACGCTTGAAGATTATATTGAAGGTATTCAAACCGATTTTATACCTTTTCATATTATATATGCTTTTTTAAAGACGCTTGTGTTTGCTTTTTTATTGGCAACAATACCTTCTTTTTATGGCTATTATATGAAAGGTGGTGCTCTTGAAGTTGGTAAAGCAAGTACAACATCATTTGTTTGGACCAGTGTTGTTATCATTTTAGCAAATTACTTTTTAACCAGTTTACTTTTAGGCTAA
- a CDS encoding ABC transporter ATP-binding protein — protein sequence MIEVKDLHKSFGEAHILKGISTSFEKGKTNLIIGQSGSGKTVFLKCLLGLFEYEEGTIAYEGRIMKDLTPNEKRDLRAQIGMVFQGSALFDSMTIAENVMFPLRMFTKQSKSEMEDRVNFVLKRVNLPDAHNKMPSEASGGMQKRVAIARAIVNNPKYLFCDEPNSGLDPRTAIVIDNLIQEITDEYQMTTVINSHDMNSVMEIGEKIVFLKDGLKEWEGSKETIFRTENKAVTDFVYSSNLFKKVRKMYIEENQ from the coding sequence ATGATAGAAGTTAAAGATTTACATAAGTCGTTTGGAGAAGCACATATCCTAAAGGGTATTAGTACTAGTTTTGAGAAAGGGAAAACTAATCTTATTATTGGTCAGAGTGGTTCTGGTAAAACGGTTTTTCTTAAGTGCTTACTTGGTCTTTTTGAATACGAAGAAGGAACAATTGCCTATGAAGGGCGAATCATGAAAGATTTGACACCAAATGAAAAGCGTGATTTACGAGCTCAAATAGGTATGGTATTTCAGGGAAGCGCGTTGTTTGATTCTATGACTATAGCAGAAAATGTTATGTTTCCGCTTAGGATGTTTACAAAACAAAGTAAAAGTGAGATGGAAGATCGTGTGAATTTTGTTCTAAAACGAGTAAATCTTCCTGATGCACATAACAAAATGCCTAGTGAGGCTTCTGGTGGTATGCAAAAGCGAGTAGCAATTGCACGTGCAATAGTCAATAATCCAAAATACTTATTTTGTGACGAACCAAATTCTGGACTTGACCCTAGAACTGCTATTGTTATTGATAACCTTATTCAAGAAATCACAGATGAATACCAAATGACAACTGTGATTAACTCTCATGACATGAATTCTGTTATGGAAATTGGTGAAAAAATTGTTTTCCTAAAAGATGGACTTAAAGAATGGGAAGGCTCTAAAGAGACAATTTTTAGAACAGAAAATAAAGCAGTTACAGACTTTGTTTACTCTTCTAATTTATTCAAAAAAGTAAGAAAGATGTATATTGAAGAGAATCAATAA
- a CDS encoding DUF389 domain-containing protein: MSEENKFNFSDEENKQIDKDKSVKEKKEAVRQDAKGLFASVSGFLSELLDFRDDTDRDATVAAIKADISFKGATAWILVCSIMVASVGLNANSTAVVIGAMLISPLMGPILGIGMSIAINDIDTLKKSLINLAIMIVLSLLTAFLFFKFFPTADLGNNEIFARTKPDIRDVLIAFFGGLALIIARTKKGTIASVIFGVAIATALMPPLCVAGYGLANDWPAFVGAMYLFTINTIFIALATFLVLKILRFPMIKYANSKKRKRISQLASLVAILVMIWPMIKFIDFIKETRMENDYEAFMKNEVESNIDLWLQRPIPDYDNKTLTLYFNGEIALATETDLRNELKNYEYISDWSLDIIGNKNRSIDKISDAYDRAITDLDEKDNIISGLQKEIVELKENITGLNQQLESNNREDFPFSTLAKDAKIRFIDLEYFSYGKMLESKDFIKIDTLNVANIAWKATLSDSLVLVKEKELYSWLKQVLKTDKIRVKRD; this comes from the coding sequence ATGAGTGAAGAGAATAAATTCAATTTTTCTGATGAAGAAAATAAACAAATCGACAAAGACAAATCTGTAAAAGAAAAAAAAGAAGCCGTAAGGCAAGACGCGAAAGGACTTTTTGCAAGTGTTTCCGGTTTTCTGAGTGAGTTACTAGATTTTAGAGATGATACCGATAGAGATGCAACTGTAGCCGCTATAAAAGCAGATATTTCTTTTAAAGGTGCAACAGCTTGGATTTTAGTTTGTTCAATAATGGTGGCTTCTGTAGGGTTAAATGCTAACTCAACAGCTGTTGTTATTGGAGCGATGTTAATTTCGCCTTTAATGGGACCAATCTTAGGTATTGGTATGTCCATAGCTATCAATGATATTGACACTTTGAAAAAGTCATTAATAAACTTAGCAATCATGATTGTGTTAAGTTTGTTAACGGCCTTTTTATTCTTTAAGTTTTTTCCAACAGCAGACCTTGGAAATAACGAAATATTTGCAAGGACAAAGCCAGATATAAGAGATGTCTTAATTGCATTCTTTGGTGGTTTAGCACTTATTATAGCAAGAACTAAAAAAGGTACTATAGCATCAGTTATTTTTGGTGTAGCTATTGCTACTGCTTTAATGCCGCCTCTTTGTGTAGCAGGATACGGCTTAGCAAATGATTGGCCAGCGTTCGTAGGAGCTATGTATTTATTTACTATCAATACCATATTTATTGCATTGGCAACATTTTTGGTTTTAAAAATACTACGCTTTCCAATGATTAAATATGCGAATTCAAAAAAGAGAAAGCGCATATCTCAATTAGCTTCTTTAGTAGCCATACTTGTAATGATTTGGCCAATGATAAAGTTTATTGATTTTATAAAAGAGACTCGTATGGAAAATGATTATGAGGCATTTATGAAAAACGAAGTAGAGTCTAATATTGATTTGTGGCTACAGAGACCAATACCGGATTATGATAATAAGACTTTGACTCTTTATTTTAATGGAGAAATAGCTTTAGCTACAGAAACAGATTTACGAAATGAGCTGAAAAATTATGAATACATAAGTGACTGGAGTTTAGATATTATTGGTAATAAAAATAGGAGTATAGATAAAATTTCAGATGCTTACGATAGAGCCATCACCGACCTAGATGAAAAAGACAATATTATATCTGGCTTACAAAAAGAAATAGTAGAACTTAAGGAAAATATCACTGGGCTAAACCAACAACTAGAGTCAAATAATAGAGAAGACTTCCCATTTTCTACGTTAGCTAAAGACGCCAAAATTAGATTTATAGACTTAGAATATTTTAGTTATGGTAAAATGTTAGAATCAAAAGATTTTATAAAAATAGATACTTTGAATGTTGCTAACATAGCTTGGAAAGCTACGCTAAGTGATAGTCTTGTATTGGTAAAAGAAAAAGAATTATACTCTTGGTTAAAACAAGTTTTGAAGACAGATAAAATAAGGGTTAAACGCGATTAG
- a CDS encoding mannose-1-phosphate guanylyltransferase, translating into MKNKNYYAILMAGGVGSRFWPVSTQDFPKQFHDMLGTGDTLIQKTFNRLAKLIPEENIFILTNERYNDFVFEQLPNVTKRQVVLEPAMRNTAPCILYASLKIQKENPDAVMIVAPSDHWIEDEASFTDNVQQAFDYCSDNKALMTLGITPTFPNTGYGYIEYDKDSKSNIKSVNQFREKPDYQTAKSFLSQGNFLWNAGIFMWSVKTVVETFENNQPKLFQLFKTGIPVYNTEFEDDFIRDNYEKAENISVDYAIMEKSKNVYVIPATFDWNDLGTWGSLYDKLDKDTSDNAIVNAKTLTEDASGNMIRTKNDKVVVIDGLKDYIIVDKDEVLLIFPKTKEQDIKKVLQAVKDKFGEQYG; encoded by the coding sequence ATGAAGAACAAGAATTATTATGCAATTTTAATGGCTGGTGGAGTCGGTTCCCGATTTTGGCCTGTCAGTACACAGGATTTTCCAAAGCAGTTTCACGATATGCTAGGAACTGGAGATACACTGATTCAAAAAACTTTTAATCGTTTAGCAAAGCTTATTCCAGAAGAAAATATTTTCATTCTAACAAATGAGCGTTATAATGATTTTGTCTTTGAACAATTACCAAACGTTACAAAGCGTCAAGTAGTTTTAGAACCTGCGATGCGTAATACAGCACCGTGTATTTTATATGCATCTTTAAAAATTCAGAAAGAGAATCCAGATGCAGTTATGATTGTCGCTCCAAGCGATCATTGGATAGAGGATGAAGCTTCATTTACTGATAACGTTCAGCAAGCTTTTGATTATTGCTCAGATAATAAAGCATTAATGACTTTGGGAATAACTCCTACCTTTCCAAATACAGGATATGGATATATAGAATATGACAAAGATTCTAAATCAAATATTAAGTCAGTTAATCAATTTCGTGAAAAACCAGATTATCAAACTGCGAAATCGTTTTTGAGTCAAGGTAATTTTTTGTGGAATGCAGGTATTTTCATGTGGAGCGTTAAAACTGTAGTTGAAACATTTGAAAATAATCAACCTAAATTATTTCAACTATTTAAAACAGGAATACCTGTCTATAATACTGAATTTGAAGATGATTTCATTAGGGATAATTATGAGAAGGCAGAAAATATTTCTGTAGATTATGCCATCATGGAAAAGAGTAAAAATGTTTATGTTATTCCAGCAACTTTCGATTGGAATGATTTAGGTACTTGGGGAAGTCTTTATGATAAACTTGATAAAGACACTTCGGATAATGCTATAGTTAATGCAAAGACTTTGACAGAAGATGCTTCAGGTAATATGATACGAACTAAAAACGACAAAGTTGTCGTTATAGACGGACTTAAGGATTACATAATTGTAGATAAAGATGAAGTTTTACTTATCTTTCCTAAAACTAAAGAGCAAGACATAAAAAAAGTTTTACAGGCAGTTAAGGATAAGTTTGGAGAACAATATGGATAA
- a CDS encoding SprT-like domain-containing protein, translating into MQKTLFDYIPQQAIPLIQDLISNDNLSIKVKKERKTRHGDYRKLPNGQHQITVNSNLNLYRFLVTLIHEIAHLEAYQKHGRFIKPHGKEWKQSFQHLMLPFLNPKIFPKDLLPLLAKHFKNPKASSDTDIHLALALKQYDEDNDKTYIFEIEEGVTFKLYNGRIFKKGAKRRKRYECLEIGSGKLYLFNPNAEVELLDN; encoded by the coding sequence ATGCAAAAAACACTTTTTGATTATATCCCTCAACAGGCAATACCATTAATTCAAGATTTAATTAGTAATGATAATCTATCTATTAAAGTCAAAAAAGAGCGTAAAACAAGGCATGGTGATTACCGAAAGTTACCAAACGGCCAACATCAGATTACAGTAAACTCTAATCTTAACTTGTATAGGTTTTTAGTGACATTGATTCATGAGATAGCTCACTTAGAGGCATATCAAAAACATGGTCGTTTTATAAAACCTCACGGTAAAGAGTGGAAACAGAGCTTTCAGCATTTAATGTTACCCTTTTTAAATCCGAAAATATTTCCAAAAGACTTACTGCCGTTATTAGCAAAACATTTTAAAAATCCAAAGGCTTCTAGTGATACAGACATCCATTTGGCATTGGCGTTAAAACAATATGATGAAGACAATGATAAAACTTATATCTTCGAAATAGAAGAAGGTGTAACATTTAAGCTTTATAATGGACGTATATTTAAGAAAGGCGCAAAGCGTAGAAAACGTTATGAGTGCTTAGAAATAGGTTCAGGTAAGTTATATTTGTTTAATCCAAATGCTGAAGTGGAATTATTAGATAATTAA